A genomic stretch from Chitinophaga agri includes:
- a CDS encoding nicotinate-nucleotide adenylyltransferase: protein MDQSAAQPVQLLRRQMAAYDVKESEIYQDDYDTYAITFYLPRGYILAVYDSTGQLISTAEKFKNVALPHAVTAAVSERYPNWGITNDTYIVNYKDGKEAHIIYKLILQNGNKRLRVKLDEKGDFKD from the coding sequence ATGGATCAGAGCGCAGCTCAGCCGGTACAGTTACTTCGCCGACAGATGGCTGCCTACGACGTGAAAGAATCGGAGATCTACCAGGATGATTACGATACGTATGCTATCACTTTTTATCTTCCACGTGGCTATATTCTTGCGGTATATGATTCTACCGGGCAACTGATCAGCACTGCGGAAAAGTTTAAAAATGTAGCCCTTCCTCACGCCGTAACAGCGGCAGTGTCAGAGCGATACCCAAACTGGGGGATCACTAATGACACCTATATAGTCAATTACAAGGATGGGAAAGAAGCACATATCATTTATAAGCTCATTCTGCAAAATGGAAATAAACGCCTGCGCGTGAAATTAGATGAGAAAGGAGACTTTAAAGATTGA
- a CDS encoding DUF302 domain-containing protein, with product MYHLSKTVHLNFTETIGKVTDELKKEGFGVITSIDLKETFRKKINVIFRNYIILGACNPDYAHKALLLNDKVGVFLPCNIVVQEHTDGKVEVSVVNPEEMVERIYDPNLTNFASEVRASMERVLGHL from the coding sequence ATGTATCATCTTAGCAAAACAGTACATCTGAACTTTACGGAGACTATTGGAAAAGTAACTGATGAGCTGAAGAAGGAGGGATTCGGTGTCATTACCTCAATTGACCTGAAAGAAACATTCCGTAAAAAGATCAACGTCATTTTCAGAAATTATATCATTCTTGGTGCGTGTAATCCTGATTACGCTCATAAAGCGTTACTGCTCAACGATAAAGTGGGTGTATTCCTTCCCTGTAACATCGTGGTGCAGGAGCATACGGATGGTAAAGTGGAAGTATCTGTTGTGAATCCTGAAGAGATGGTAGAGAGAATATATGATCCCAATCTAACCAATTTCGCGTCAGAAGTGAGAGCATCGATGGAGCGTGTGCTTGGGCATTTGTAG
- the ftsH gene encoding ATP-dependent zinc metalloprotease FtsH, producing the protein MGSDNHSGKDLRQPPVPPGTNLGWLLFLTGLLLFPVMLSHSGRYMQEISWAEFENRILGRGAVAKMIVVNQDYVKIYLKSSFKNDTAFAAVFHPVSGNEPNKGPHYMMTIGSIESFERRLDAAEQKLIPGEIIPVTYERTKAGLWNLAGWILPTILLLLLGRYFLRAQGRGNQSMFNFGRSTATLIEKEDTHNITFDDVAGLDEAELEVKEIVDFLKNPGTFTRLGAKIPKGVMLVGPPGTGKTLLARAVAGEAQVPFFTISGSEFVEMFVGVGASRVRDLFKNAKEKAPCIIFIDEIDAIGRSRSRNAFFTGANDERESTLNQLLTEMDGFETNAGVIVLAATNRADMLDPALLRPGRFDRHIYLELPNLKEREAIFTVHMRPLVLDKTVDKHFLAAQTPGFSGADIANICNEAALIAARGKKAQIGTTDFLEAIDRIVAGLEKKSKIISLQEKKIIAFHEAGHALTSWLLPNVDPLIKVSIIPRGKSLGAAWYLPAEKSLQTRATFLEQLCATLGGRAAEALVFSDISSGALDDLEKVTKAAYMMVAYYGFNEKIGNISFYDSSGQKDTGFQKPYSESTARVIDEEVRKLVDGAYQKTSALLSEHREQLTAIAELLLKKETIYKEDLEHILGSREESEKSMSRAV; encoded by the coding sequence GTGGGATCAGATAATCATAGCGGGAAAGATTTGCGGCAACCACCCGTTCCTCCAGGCACTAATCTGGGCTGGTTATTGTTTCTGACGGGGCTACTACTTTTTCCTGTCATGCTGAGTCACTCCGGCAGATACATGCAGGAAATAAGCTGGGCAGAATTTGAAAACAGGATCCTGGGACGGGGTGCTGTAGCGAAAATGATTGTGGTCAACCAGGACTATGTTAAAATATATCTGAAGTCTTCCTTTAAAAACGATACGGCATTCGCCGCTGTATTCCATCCGGTATCTGGCAATGAACCTAATAAGGGGCCCCATTACATGATGACAATTGGTTCTATAGAAAGCTTCGAACGTAGGTTGGACGCGGCAGAGCAAAAACTTATTCCGGGAGAGATCATCCCTGTCACTTATGAAAGAACGAAAGCGGGTCTGTGGAACCTTGCAGGCTGGATATTACCTACTATTTTATTGCTTTTGCTCGGCCGGTATTTTCTCAGGGCCCAGGGCCGGGGCAATCAGTCAATGTTTAACTTCGGAAGATCTACCGCCACGCTGATCGAAAAGGAAGATACACATAACATTACGTTCGATGATGTGGCCGGACTTGATGAAGCAGAGCTGGAAGTAAAGGAAATAGTTGATTTTCTTAAGAATCCCGGAACTTTCACCAGACTGGGTGCCAAAATTCCAAAGGGCGTGATGCTTGTTGGTCCACCGGGTACAGGTAAGACGTTACTTGCAAGAGCTGTAGCGGGAGAGGCACAGGTACCATTTTTCACCATTTCCGGGTCCGAGTTTGTAGAGATGTTTGTTGGAGTCGGTGCCTCCCGTGTGCGTGACCTATTTAAAAATGCGAAGGAAAAAGCGCCCTGTATCATCTTTATAGATGAAATAGATGCAATTGGCAGATCAAGGAGCCGGAATGCCTTCTTTACGGGCGCTAATGATGAGAGAGAAAGCACCCTTAACCAGTTGCTGACAGAAATGGATGGATTTGAGACAAATGCTGGCGTCATCGTACTTGCTGCCACTAACCGGGCAGACATGTTAGACCCCGCTCTGTTGCGGCCAGGACGTTTTGACAGGCACATTTACCTGGAGCTGCCTAACCTGAAGGAACGGGAGGCTATATTCACCGTGCATATGCGGCCACTGGTACTGGATAAAACTGTAGACAAGCATTTTCTTGCCGCCCAGACACCTGGCTTTTCCGGTGCAGATATTGCCAACATATGTAACGAAGCAGCGCTGATCGCTGCACGTGGGAAAAAAGCACAGATAGGTACTACTGACTTCCTCGAGGCAATTGACCGTATCGTAGCAGGTCTGGAAAAGAAAAGTAAGATCATCTCCCTGCAGGAAAAAAAGATCATTGCTTTTCACGAAGCAGGACATGCACTGACAAGCTGGTTATTGCCAAATGTGGATCCGCTGATAAAAGTATCTATTATTCCCAGAGGCAAATCACTGGGAGCCGCATGGTATCTTCCTGCAGAGAAAAGCTTACAGACCAGAGCCACTTTCCTGGAGCAACTTTGTGCCACATTAGGCGGCAGGGCCGCAGAAGCGTTGGTCTTCTCCGATATATCTTCCGGGGCATTAGACGACCTCGAAAAAGTAACCAAGGCAGCTTATATGATGGTGGCGTACTATGGTTTCAACGAGAAAATCGGCAACATCAGTTTCTATGATTCTTCTGGTCAAAAGGACACAGGATTCCAAAAGCCGTATAGTGAATCAACAGCCAGGGTGATCGATGAAGAAGTGCGGAAACTGGTAGACGGCGCTTATCAGAAAACCAGTGCGTTATTATCAGAACACAGGGAACAACTTACCGCAATAGCTGAATTGTTATTAAAAAAGGAAACTATTTATAAGGAGGACCTGGAACATATCCTTGGCAGCAGAGAGGAGTCAGAAAAAAGTATGTCGAGGGCTGTTTAA
- a CDS encoding 23S rRNA (pseudouridine(1915)-N(3))-methyltransferase RlmH, with translation MKIQLWSIGKENDPYIRDGIAIFQKRLQHYVDFDLKLIPTVKQAASLSIPELKKAEGKMILDMLQPQDYLVALDEYGKMQTTIQLADFLQQRANAATRQVIFLIGGAFGLDSAVLDRAQLKLSLSPLTFPHQLVRLIMTEQLYRAYTVLNREKYHHQ, from the coding sequence GTGAAGATACAACTCTGGAGCATAGGAAAGGAAAATGACCCATATATCAGGGACGGCATCGCCATCTTTCAAAAGCGTCTCCAACATTATGTGGATTTTGATCTGAAGCTGATTCCGACAGTAAAACAGGCCGCCAGCCTTTCCATTCCTGAACTGAAGAAAGCAGAGGGCAAGATGATACTGGATATGCTACAGCCGCAGGATTACCTGGTGGCGCTGGATGAATATGGGAAAATGCAGACGACCATACAGCTGGCCGATTTCCTGCAGCAAAGGGCGAATGCCGCTACTCGTCAGGTGATCTTTCTGATCGGAGGAGCGTTTGGTCTGGACAGTGCGGTACTGGACAGGGCACAGCTAAAACTTTCGCTCTCTCCCCTCACCTTTCCCCACCAGCTGGTCCGGCTGATCATGACGGAACAGCTTTACCGGGCATATACTGTTCTGAACCGAGAGAAATATCATCATCAGTAA
- a CDS encoding rhomboid family intramembrane serine protease: protein MELTLSISIIVITCLISIPAFNNGKMVDDLSMWPYMVKERNQYYRFITSGFVHADFMHLGFNMLTLYFFGSAIENAFDLLFGSKLYFLFFYVLALILSDTPTFIKHRNHSYYRTIGASGAVSAVVFAAILFDPWNNIYVYFIPVPAIVYGVLYLGYTIYMSRSENRDGINHDAHLWGAVVGILFPIVYKPEIASYFLEALLAGPGRR, encoded by the coding sequence ATGGAACTGACACTCAGCATATCAATAATTGTGATCACCTGCCTGATTTCTATCCCGGCTTTTAACAATGGGAAGATGGTCGATGACCTAAGTATGTGGCCTTACATGGTGAAAGAAAGGAATCAGTATTACCGCTTTATTACCTCGGGATTTGTACATGCAGATTTCATGCACCTGGGTTTTAACATGTTAACCCTGTATTTCTTTGGTAGTGCCATAGAAAATGCGTTTGATTTATTATTCGGGAGTAAACTATATTTTCTGTTTTTTTACGTACTGGCGCTGATACTGTCAGATACGCCCACGTTTATAAAGCACAGGAATCATTCCTACTACCGCACGATCGGTGCTTCAGGCGCGGTGTCCGCCGTTGTGTTTGCGGCGATCCTTTTCGACCCATGGAATAATATCTACGTATACTTCATCCCTGTACCAGCAATTGTATATGGTGTATTATACCTTGGCTATACGATTTATATGTCCCGTAGTGAGAACAGGGATGGGATCAATCATGATGCGCATCTCTGGGGAGCCGTTGTTGGTATTTTGTTTCCGATAGTCTATAAACCAGAGATAGCAAGCTATTTTCTTGAGGCGCTACTGGCAGGGCCCGGAAGAAGATAG
- a CDS encoding STAS domain-containing protein — translation MKLDTAKILQKRKKQILELWMKNQLVDFSLREDLMSNDELSVQSEELVDVLLQALSSGNLDDIQSSSLEPVYEVLEGISISRAKQGYSPRETGTFVFSLKDALLSILQQEIKNDPVQLLEESLKVSKLVDSLGIITFETFIKGREEVILRQTDEITEISTPVIRVWDGIVAMPIIGTLDSARTQVVMESLLQEIVETSSGIAILDISGVPAVDSLVAQHLIKTVSATRLMGAECIISGIRPEIAQTVVHLGIDLSGIITKASLASALRHAYALMQLEVKKVVVK, via the coding sequence ATGAAGCTAGACACAGCTAAAATCTTACAGAAAAGGAAAAAACAGATTCTCGAACTGTGGATGAAGAATCAATTAGTGGATTTTTCTCTACGGGAAGACCTCATGTCGAACGATGAACTGTCGGTACAGTCAGAAGAACTTGTAGACGTTTTACTACAGGCTTTAAGCAGTGGTAACCTCGATGACATACAATCCAGCTCGCTGGAACCTGTCTATGAGGTATTAGAAGGTATATCTATTTCCAGGGCTAAACAAGGTTACTCTCCCAGGGAAACAGGAACGTTTGTATTCAGCCTTAAAGACGCACTCTTGTCTATTCTGCAGCAGGAGATCAAAAATGACCCGGTTCAGCTATTGGAGGAGAGCCTGAAAGTCAGCAAACTTGTTGACAGTCTTGGCATCATAACATTTGAAACCTTTATCAAGGGAAGGGAGGAAGTTATACTTCGTCAGACAGATGAAATAACTGAGATTTCCACCCCTGTTATACGTGTATGGGATGGTATCGTAGCCATGCCTATCATCGGCACACTTGACAGCGCCCGCACACAGGTCGTTATGGAAAGTTTGCTGCAGGAGATCGTAGAAACCTCCAGTGGTATAGCGATCCTGGATATTTCCGGTGTACCAGCTGTCGACTCACTGGTTGCCCAGCACCTTATCAAAACCGTCAGCGCCACCCGCCTCATGGGTGCAGAGTGTATTATCAGCGGTATCCGTCCTGAAATTGCGCAAACGGTCGTTCACCTCGGCATTGATCTTTCCGGTATCATCACTAAAGCTTCGTTGGCAAGCGCTTTAAGGCATGCCTATGCACTTATGCAGCTGGAAGTTAAAAAAGTAGTCGTTAAGTAA
- a CDS encoding STAS domain-containing protein, which translates to MDKIPILKIGHFLMVAIQVDLYDRLALNLEADLVQAVSKTGARGVLIDISAVSIVDSFMGRILGNIAGMSKILDADTVIVGMQPAVAITLVELGLPLKGVQTALNVEKGMELLQQKIKITEEEEPEE; encoded by the coding sequence ATGGATAAAATACCGATTCTTAAAATTGGGCATTTCCTGATGGTGGCTATTCAGGTGGATCTGTATGACCGGCTGGCGCTCAACCTGGAAGCAGACCTCGTACAGGCAGTCAGCAAGACCGGCGCCCGAGGAGTGTTAATAGATATATCAGCTGTATCCATTGTAGACTCTTTCATGGGAAGAATACTCGGTAATATAGCTGGTATGAGCAAAATACTGGATGCAGATACGGTCATCGTTGGTATGCAGCCTGCTGTTGCTATCACACTGGTTGAGCTGGGACTCCCGCTGAAAGGCGTCCAAACGGCACTGAATGTAGAAAAGGGAATGGAATTGCTCCAACAGAAAATAAAAATCACAGAAGAAGAAGAACCAGAGGAATGA
- a CDS encoding anti-sigma regulatory factor: MIVLSSDNMRIAKELDMVVFRNRLKEFAVKIGMGLVNQTKLITAASELSRNMLRYAGEGTVLIEIVNGQRQNGVRVTFSDKGPGIPDIDQAMKDGFSTGKSLGLGLPGARRLVNEFDIKSTVGKGTTITITKWKNG, translated from the coding sequence ATGATAGTACTATCCAGCGATAATATGCGCATTGCGAAAGAGTTGGATATGGTCGTTTTCAGGAACAGATTAAAGGAATTTGCCGTTAAAATAGGCATGGGCCTTGTCAATCAAACTAAACTGATCACTGCCGCCAGCGAACTTTCCAGAAATATGCTCCGGTACGCCGGAGAAGGTACTGTCCTCATTGAAATAGTTAACGGCCAACGTCAGAATGGTGTCCGTGTCACCTTTTCAGATAAAGGCCCTGGCATTCCGGATATAGATCAGGCCATGAAAGATGGCTTCTCTACCGGCAAAAGTCTGGGACTGGGATTACCAGGTGCAAGGCGCCTGGTGAATGAATTTGACATTAAAAGTACGGTGGGTAAAGGAACTACCATTACGATCACTAAATGGAAGAATGGATAA